In a genomic window of Quercus lobata isolate SW786 chromosome 4, ValleyOak3.0 Primary Assembly, whole genome shotgun sequence:
- the LOC115986957 gene encoding uncharacterized protein LOC115986957, which translates to MRNDLHSILEHSPSSPFLNLSAMCQLIVHAWTARVLPYKYSLQRYKRAFLETLDPRLGHPLCLSPISSHHLYHSLIQKPSQQIQEISQKKNQKKLQASQRSNKGRKKRRNRDNNKESDQNKVNKKKNRSRKSTFSGARSSAEAESFASQIREIHDDVRRKIVLSKERYKAHTIVRRCFADFEGGGGWLWFVYDLSGFLRVLTKSFIPRMQAHARL; encoded by the exons ATGAGAAATGACTTGCATTCGATTCTAGAGCATTCCCCAAGTAGCCCATTTTTGAACTTATCTGCCATGTGCCAGCTCATAGTGCATGCTTGGACAGCACGCGTCCTCCCATACAAATACTCACTACAGAGGTACAAGAGAGCATTTTTAGAAACCCTAGACCCGCGGCTTGGGCACCCTCTCTGCCTCTCCCCAATCTCTTCCCATCATCTTTATCATTCTCTCATCCAAAAACCCTCACAACAGATTCAGGAGATTtcccaaaagaaaaaccaaaaaaagctGCAAGCATCCCAAAGGAGCAACAAAGgtagaaagaaaaggagaaacAGAGACAACAACAAAGAATCAGA CCAAAACAAagtgaacaaaaagaaaaatagaagcaGAAAGAGTACATTCAGTGG TGCAAGATCAAGTGCTGAAGCTGAATCCTTTGCCAGTCAAATAAGGGAGATTCATGATGATGTGAGAAGAAAGATTGTGCTTAGTAAAGAGCGATACAAAGCTCACACTATTGTTCGAAGATGCTTTGCTGATtttgaaggggggggggggtggttatGGTTTGTATACGACTTGAGCGGTTTCCTAAGGGTACTTACAAAAAGCTTCATTCCGAGAATGCAGGCCCATGCAAGATTGTGA
- the LOC115985359 gene encoding nudix hydrolase 26, chloroplastic-like produces the protein MSSSIQSASRSKFYQNSEVLQVLQNYPLCSVYAFMRGRSAMASKWLAYDFPPEVREKLKHQWGSDWKGQAQKWFLLKFTGKDEEINLLGDGTEKAEFGEWSWISPEQKVELAVYFNKPVYKEVMIVFAPYLQ, from the exons ATGTCTTCGAGTATCCAGTCAGCCTCAAGGAGCAAATTCTATCAGAATTCAGAAGTTCTACAAGTTCTGCAAAACTATCCACTCTGCTCTGTGTATGCTTTTATGAGAGGCAGAAGTGCCATGGCATCTAAG TGGTTGGCATATGACTTCCCACCTGAAGTCAGGGAAAAGCTTAAACATCAGTGGGGATCAGACTGGAAGGGTCAAGCACAGAAGTG GTTTCTTCTTAAATTCACTGGGAAGGATGAAGAAATCAATCTTTTGGGTGATGGGACCGAGAAAGCTGAGTTTGGCGAGTGGTCATGGATATCTCCAGAACAAAAAGTTGAGCTT GCAGTGTATTTTAATAAGCCTGTTTACAAGGAAGTTATGATAGTTTTTGCTCCATATCTTCAGTAA